The following are encoded in a window of Castanea sativa cultivar Marrone di Chiusa Pesio chromosome 5, ASM4071231v1 genomic DNA:
- the LOC142635922 gene encoding vacuolar-processing enzyme-like: protein MGTNPANDNDTSVEYASSPSASTLRVVNQRDANLLHFWHKLEAQKQLHDEISLRKHVDYSINHIGELLFGNGSSSKLMEAVRPSGQPIVDDWDCFKMLVSTYEKYCGSLSKYGTQYLRAIANMCNAGVTMEQMVTASTQTCS from the exons ATGGGTACAAATCCTGCAAATGATAATGATACTTCTGTTGAATATGCTTCTTCACCTTCAGCATCAACTCTGAGGGTTGTTAACCAACGTGACGCGAATCTCCTTCATTTCTGgcacaag CTTGAAGCTCAAAAGCAACTACATGATGAGATTTCTTTAAGGAAGCATGTGGACTACAGTATCAATCATATTGGAGAGCTTTTGTTTGGAAATGGTAGTAGCTCAAAATTGATGGAGGCTGTTCGGCCAAGTGGGCAACCTATTGTGGATGATTGGGATTGTTTTAAGATGCTT GTAAGTACATATGAGAAATATTGTGGATCATTATCCAAATATGGGACGCAATACTTGCGAGCAATTGCTAACATGTGCAATGCTGGAGTTACCATGGAGCAAATGGTTACAGCATCAACTCAAACATGTTCTTAA